The genomic stretch AAGGCAACCATACATCAAGCTGATGTGGATCGGTCTTGATCACCCGAATTCCTAACGCTTCCAATGTGTTGACCTTCTCATCTGAGACATCTCTGTTTGTCAGCACCCACGTTGGCGCCATTTGATCTGTGACGATCGTCGCATTTATTGGCAGCTTTAAGTGACTGTCCAAAACAATTCGAGTTGGTGTTTTTGTCCCAACCCCTCTCGTTGTCAGCGCTGGTTGATCGGCTAACACCGTTTGAATGCCAACGAGGATGCCATCGTGGAGAGAGCGTTCCTTCCAGCCGTCACGACGTGCTCGTTCCCCAGTAATCCACTGGCTCTCCCCCATTGCCGTGGCAATCTTGCCATCGAGGCTTGCTGCAAACTTAAGCGTAGTATAAGGTTTTTTTGCAGAGATATGATGCATAAACATTCGATTTAATTGGGTGGCCTCTTTCTCGAGCACCCCTGTTTCCACACTTACTCCAGCCCTCTTAAGCCATGTCACACCTTTCCCAGCTACAAGCGGATTTGAATCCATGCTAGCAATCACAACACGCGCTACACCAGCCTTAATAATCGCTTCACAGCACGGTGGCGTCCGCCCAGTATGGCTGCAAGGCTCAAGCGTCACGTATATGGTTGCGCCGTTCGCATCCTCGCCAGCCATTTGAAGCGCATTGACTTCAGCATGTGCACGACCGGCTCGTAAATGAGCACCCGTTCCTACGATTGAATTGTCTTTAACGACAACACAGCCGACTAGAGGGTTCGGTGACGTCTGCCCTGTCGCCATAGCAGCCATTTGCAACGCAATCGTCATAAAGTGTTCATCGTTCATTGATTTCACCTCAATTCAAATAAAAAAAACGCCTACAAACCTAATCGGTTCGGGGCGTTGGATTTCGCATCGAAAATAAAGCATACACATCCTGTGCGTGCTGTACGAAGCAATAAAAGCGTAGCATAAAGAAGCCTTTCTCAGGCGCTAAACGCTTTTGCATAACCTTCTCCCATCCAGACTTTCACTGTCGGTCCCAGAATTTCACCAGGTCCACCGCAACACACTTACGTGCGTTACGGGTCACGGACTGAGGATACAACTAAATGTCAGATCCATCACCGCCGGTAGGGAATTTCACCCTGCCCCGAAGGTTTATTCAATTGTTTGGTTTGTCCGAATTACTTCGGCATTAGGAACAAAATATAGATAGCTCCCCACAACATTGAGCCAAGGAGAAGCACTAAAAACAAAGTAATGTTTTTCTTACGCATCTCCATCAACAGTCACTGTCGCCATTTTATCGCCGTTTTCCATTGCCAATGCTGCATCAAGACCTTCTGTCACTTGACCAAAAATGGTATGAACCCCATCCAAATGTGGCTGAGCCTCATGCACGATAAAAAACTGACAGCTTCCAGTGTCTTTGCCCGCGTGAGCCATTGAAAGTGCGCCGGGAACATGCTTATGAACATTATTTTCAGCTTCACATGCGATCGTGTAGCCCGCATCTCCTGTGCCTGTACCAAGTGGGCATCCCCCTTGTGATACAAAACCTGGAATAACACGGTGGAACGTCAATCCATCGTAAAAACCTTTTTTAATCAATGATTCAAAGTTTTCGACTGTTTTCGGTGCCTCTTCTGGATAAAGCTCAATCGTAAGTTTTTTACCGTTCTCTAGTGTCATCGTTACTGTTTTTGCCATAAGTATCTCTCCTATCAAATCGTTGTTTCTGTTTTTTTGTAATTGCGCAGTGTGAGGTCAAATTGTGTCAAGTCCTCATAGGTTTCTCTTCGTATGGCAGTAAACGCTTCTCCATTTTCGATAAATACAACAGCTGGACGTGGGTTGCGGTTGTAATGGTTTGCCATTGAATAACCATAGGCTCCTGTGCTCGGAACGGCAAGAATATCGCCAGCACTTGATTGCGGCAATGCCACGTCCCATATGAGCATATCGCCTGTTTCACAGCACTTCCCCGCGATTGACACCGTTTCATCCGCTCCGGCATTTGGTCTCTCTGCAAGAGCTGCATCGTATTTTGCCTGGTAAAGAGCAGGGCGTAAATTATCACTCATGCCCCCATCCACTGACACATACGTTCGAATGCCTGGAATATCCTTTCGACTGCCAAGCGTGTAAAGTGTTGTCGCCGCTTCACCAACGAGCGAGCGTCCTGGTTCAATCCAAACTTCAGGCATTGCAAGCCCACGTTCTAAGACGGCGCTTGAAATATAATCAAGTACCTCACCCAACACGAGACCGATAGGCATTGGTGTATCTTCATCGGTATAGCGAATGCCGAAGCCTCCGCCGATATTCAAAACCTCTGCTTCTTGATTGTACTTTACCTTCCACTCAGAAAGCAAAGCAATCAGCTTTTCAGCAGCGTGAGTAAACCCAGTGGCTTCAAAAATCTGTGATCCGATATGGCAATGCAACCCTTTAAAACACAGTCTAGAGGATGCGTTTACAGCTTCAAATGCTGCATTGGCCTGCCCGCTCTGCAAATCGAAGCCAAACTTGGAATCCTCTTGCCCCGTCAAAATATAATCGTGTGTGTGTGCTTCGATCCCTGGGGTAACACGTAGCAACACGTTCATCGTTGCATTTGCCTCATTGCAAAGCGATTGTAGCCACTGGATTTCAAGATGGTTATCAA from Aureibacillus halotolerans encodes the following:
- the ribD gene encoding bifunctional diaminohydroxyphosphoribosylaminopyrimidine deaminase/5-amino-6-(5-phosphoribosylamino)uracil reductase RibD — protein: MNDEHFMTIALQMAAMATGQTSPNPLVGCVVVKDNSIVGTGAHLRAGRAHAEVNALQMAGEDANGATIYVTLEPCSHTGRTPPCCEAIIKAGVARVVIASMDSNPLVAGKGVTWLKRAGVSVETGVLEKEATQLNRMFMHHISAKKPYTTLKFAASLDGKIATAMGESQWITGERARRDGWKERSLHDGILVGIQTVLADQPALTTRGVGTKTPTRIVLDSHLKLPINATIVTDQMAPTWVLTNRDVSDEKVNTLEALGIRVIKTDPHQLDVWLPLLYEYGITSLYVEGGARVLGSFLTSGNYQRVVAYLAPMLLGGDNALSSFGGKGIDSLANTTRLHFKQTEQIGEDLKIVLESF
- a CDS encoding peptidylprolyl isomerase gives rise to the protein MAKTVTMTLENGKKLTIELYPEEAPKTVENFESLIKKGFYDGLTFHRVIPGFVSQGGCPLGTGTGDAGYTIACEAENNVHKHVPGALSMAHAGKDTGSCQFFIVHEAQPHLDGVHTIFGQVTEGLDAALAMENGDKMATVTVDGDA
- the lysA gene encoding diaminopimelate decarboxylase, producing the protein MARIYETNKEGHLTIGGLDALDLADTFQTPVIVYDVAKIRNEAQEMHHAFQKRNLSYQIAYASKAFSCKAMVQLAEEEGLSLDVVSGGELHTALLAGFPTERIHFHGNNKSEAELKMAIEANIGCVVLDNHLEIQWLQSLCNEANATMNVLLRVTPGIEAHTHDYILTGQEDSKFGFDLQSGQANAAFEAVNASSRLCFKGLHCHIGSQIFEATGFTHAAEKLIALLSEWKVKYNQEAEVLNIGGGFGIRYTDEDTPMPIGLVLGEVLDYISSAVLERGLAMPEVWIEPGRSLVGEAATTLYTLGSRKDIPGIRTYVSVDGGMSDNLRPALYQAKYDAALAERPNAGADETVSIAGKCCETGDMLIWDVALPQSSAGDILAVPSTGAYGYSMANHYNRNPRPAVVFIENGEAFTAIRRETYEDLTQFDLTLRNYKKTETTI